From a single Arachis hypogaea cultivar Tifrunner chromosome 3, arahy.Tifrunner.gnm2.J5K5, whole genome shotgun sequence genomic region:
- the LOC112788874 gene encoding tetrapyrrole-binding protein, chloroplastic, whose amino-acid sequence MATNSLHCSIQQHHNHHFHIKFQPPTTFSASQLFLKPSNITNNITLSHSSSGSSSFSCVTFSLSQATSTTPSSTSQESVSFEVLKQHLTAEEYQKADEETRRLLIVLAGEAAQKRGYVFFSEVQFISESDLKTIDELWRVHSDNKFGYSVQKKIFEKSNEDFTKFFIKVGWMKKLDTEMEQYNYRSFPTEFIWELNGDTPEGHLPLTNALRGTQLLYNIFNHPAFDEEQEQEEGDDVVAAVEDKGLKEKDDSSLAKRVFKPNYSF is encoded by the coding sequence atggcCACAAACTCTCTTCACTGTTCAATTCAACAACACCATAACCATCATTTCCATATCAAATTCCAACCTCCAACTACTTTTTCTGCTTCACAACTCTTCCTTAAACCCTCTAACATTACCAACAACATCACTCTTTCACATTCTTCTTCtggttcttcttcattttcatgtGTTACATTCTCACTCTCTCAAGCTACTTCCACCACCCCATCATCAACCTCACAAGAATCAGTTTCCTTTGAAGTCTTAAAGCAGCATCTCACAGCAGAAGAGTATCAAAAAGCTGATGAAGAAACAAGGAGGCTCCTCATAGTTCTAGCTGGTGAAGCTGCTCAGAAACGTGGATATGTCTTCTTCTCTGAGGTTCAGTTCATATCAGAATCTGACCTCAAAACCATTGATGAACTCTGGAGGGTCCACAGTGACAACAAGTTTGGATACAGTGTTCAGAAGAAGATATTTGAGAAATCCAATGAAGACTTCACCAAGTTCTTCATCAAAGTTGGTTGGATGAAGAAGCTTGACACTGAAATGGAACAGTATAACTATAGATCTTTCCCTACTGAGTTCATTTGGGAGCTCAATGGTGACACCCCAGAAGGCCATTTGCCTCTCACAAATGCTCTCAGAGGGACACAGCTGCTATACAACATCTTTAACCATCCAGCATTTgatgaagaacaagaacaagaagagggTGATGATGTTGTTGCTGCTGTTGAGGACAAGGGGTTGAAGGAAAAGGATGATAGTTCATTGGCTAAGAGGGTCTTCAAACCAAATTATAGCTTTTGA
- the LOC112788873 gene encoding uncharacterized protein, whose translation MGMRKARRRNGRWESMEALHTMGKTNTLMLLLIHIFYFSPTTITAIRKDIGFEPSHRPCNTTVQGRYFLTDDNGYVCNAMSVDPQTRCCPETGEKFSCQGCNVLSQCCNSYEYCVSCCLNPVQTSKEQILKVKVAKPATARTYTSVFDYCAGRCRHSSESVVHENAYVSDFHHCFSLPSNSSAGTNSTLLEARLNGINVVVGRQGESCNSVCKLRGKLCVPNKLVVLNHCDIIQKYMSCKGACFSSAGTDQPAEVVDDAPKHMNPGSCLYTQTQSMLSCDGSHQHTRRLCPCA comes from the exons ATGGGAATGAGAAAAGCAAGAAGGCGCAATGGAAGGTGGGAATCAATGGAAGCATTGCACACGATGGGGAAAACCAACACTCTGATGCTGCTTCTGATACACATTTTCTACTTTTCACCCACAACAATCACCGCTATCAGAAAAGACATTGGGTTTGAACCTTCCCATCGTCCCTGCAACACCACCGTTCAAGGAAGATACTTTCTCACAGATGATAACG GTTATGTGTGCAATGCTATGTCCGTGGATCCGCAGACTCGGTGCTGCCCCGAAACTGGGGAGAAATTCTCTTGTCA AGGATGCAATGTTCTTTCACAGTGTTGCAACTCTTATGAATATTGTGTTTCGTGCTGCCTAAACCCTGTGCAG ACAAGTAAGGAACAAATTCTGAAGGTGAAGGTTGCGAAACCAGCTACTGCAA ggACTTATACAAGTGTTTTTGACTACTGTGCTGGGAGATGCCGTCATAGTTCTGAGAGTGTG GTTCATGAAAACGCTTATGTTAGTGATTTCCACCACTGCTTTTCTCTCCCATCTAATTCTTCTG CGGGGACAAATAGTACACTCCTTGAAGCAAGACTGAATGGCATCAATGTTGTTGTTGGCAG GCAAGGTGAATCATGTAATTCAGTTTGCAAGTTAAGAGGGAAATTATGCGTACCAAATAAACTTGTGGTTCTTAATCATTGTGATAT TATTCAGAAATATATGAGCTGCAAAGGAGCTTGCTTTTCAAGTGCAGGAACAGATCAACCTGCTGAAGTTGTTGATGATGCCCCCAAGCATATG AATCCAGGATCATGTTTATACACTCAGACACAGTCTATGCTTTCTTGTGATGGTTCACATCAGCATACAAGGAGATTGTGCCCCTGTGCTTAG